The genomic window AAGGAGCTAAAACTATGATGGAAGGATTTTTTGAAATAATGACCTTTGAGGAAACCGCAAAATATTTAGAAATAGGGGAATCTACCCTTTATAAAAAGGCACGGGAAGGCAAAATTCCTGCTGTGGAAATAAAGGGGGATGGATCATGAAAGCAGTAAATGGCTTAACCCAATTTGAGCAGGAAATTTTGAAAAAGTACCTAATTTCGAAAAAATTAGATTATAAATGCTTTTTAAGTAAATTTTATTCTCAAATTTATGATCCGCCACTGCTGTTTGAATCACCTGATGAAAATTTAACTATCTGGAAGATAATTGAAAAATTTGAAACAACCATTGACGAAAATTTTAAGAAACTAAACGGAGCCTTCTATACCCCTTACTTTATCGTGGATTATATAAATACTCGTGTTATTTTGGAAAATTCAAACGAAGACATAAAAGTAATAGATCCAGCGTGTGGTAGTGGTGTATTTTTAGTTGATGCTTTATTTAAATTAAAACAAAAATTACAAAAGAGTTATAAGGAGTTGGTTGAAGAACACATTTTTGGGATAGATATTGATCCAAGAGCAGTTAAAAGAACGAAAATTTTGTTGTCATTAATAGTTTTTGAACATGAAAAGAAAATACCTGAGAAGTTTAATATTTATAATGGAAATAGTCTAGATAAAGATTTTTTGAGAAAAACCTTAAATGGGTTCAAATTTCAGGCTATTGTGGGTAATCCGCCTTATGTGAGAATACAAAATTTAGATGAAGAAACGAAAAAAATAATAAGAAAATATTGGAAATTTGTCCAGGGCGATACGGATATATTTATACCCTTTATTGAACT from bacterium includes these protein-coding regions:
- a CDS encoding helix-turn-helix domain-containing protein, with product MMEGFFEIMTFEETAKYLEIGESTLYKKAREGKIPAVEIKGDGS